From Candidatus Cloacimonas sp.:
AATCAACAAAACTAAGTAGATTATTCTGCGTTCTGTCTGAGAGTTTTTATTGGTGCTCATTTTTCCCCTCCCAGATAAGACCTTTCAATGCCCAAAATTATGCGTAAGCTACTTCCTATTATACCTAAAGCGGCACTAATCAAAATTGCCCGCTGAGCTGCAGAATTGGGAAATTCCATTATAAAATCGCTTAAATTGGGCAAATGCAAAAATCTAAGCCCTTCCGGAAGCCAGGAAGTAAGCATTCCTCCAAAACTGGTTCTTCCTAACATTACTATTACAGCCGTAATCATTAATAGATTGGATTCAAAACTACGAATAATAAAAGCGCGATAGGCAGCTGAAGCAATAAAAAATGCCAACAGAGAAAACATAGTTGAGGAAAGCGGCATAAAAGCATTTTCAAATAAGTAATCAAAAGGTTTCATTCCAACCGTTGCTTGGATATTTTCTCCATTGCCCAGAATTCCTCTATATTCCTGAGTTCCCCACAGCAAGCCAAAAATTAGCATTACCGTAAAACTAATCAAGCCAGCAAGATAAAAGACCCAATCAGGATTTTTCTCTTTGATTTTCTTTATATTCGCTTGAAACAAACTGATTTGTCCCAATAGAATGGCAAAGCCAGAAATAATCATAAACCAATCTTGCAAAGTGCTAATCATCATATTAAAAGGACGGTGAGGAATAAATTCCGAAATTACTACCAGAATTCCACACACGAAGGCAAAAATAAGCGGAAGTTTGTATTTCATTGTGCCCCCTCAAAAAATGCCTTGAACCAATTCCAGCCAGACATTTCGGTTATTACGCCCACTATAATAAGAACAATAACTAATAGCTTGCCGAAATCGTGACCTTTTAAAGAACCAAGCTGTTGGGGGTCACGCGATAAATAAGCGGAAGCAGCAAAAAGTTCTTCGCCAATTAAAGTGTAATCACAAGAAACCACAAAAAAAGGTAATTGACTTGCTTGGGCAGTTCCAGCCGTTTGAATTGCCCCAGTACTGAAACCTGTTTCCGCTAAAATTAACGATTCAGCATAAAAACTTCCCAGGAAAAAATTGGCGGCGGGTTGTTCACGGACCATAATTCCATCAATTCCAGCAACATAACCAAATTGGTCATCCGTAAGGTAAAATATTCTATCCTGATTGTAAGCATCGGGTTTACCGGCTTTGATATATGCTTCTTTTACAATTTCGCGAGAAGCGGATAAAACCATAGAAAAACGACAAGGGACAATGATATCGGTATCATATTCCGCCGCTTTATATGCCAGATGGCTTAAAATAGTTAAACTGGAAATGGTTTGAATATCATCCAAGTCACCAATACCGGGAACAAATAAAATGGGCTTACCCTTTTCCGTGGCTCTGCCGATGGATTCTTCAATGCTATCCAATCCATTTATCCGGCGAATATAATAGTCCTTGCCTTTGCGAGCTTTCTGAACATAATAAATAACCGCAATAGAAACAGCCAAAAGAATTAGCAGATAAGAAAGTTTATCTAAGTAAAACCATTGCTCTTTAGGTTTTGCCACTGCCATAAAAAATATACTATCTCCCATAGCGGGTCGGGGGATAAGTAAACGATATCTGTATTGAACATTGGGAGTTAACTCATTATCTACGAAGGATAGGTTTTTCCCGTTACCTGTATAAATTGTTTGCCAAGTTCCGTCCTCAAGCGCTTTCTGCACATAAACAGTATCGGCAGTTACATTTGATTTGATAACGAGTGCTTTACCTTCGTCCCAAGGATTATCTTCTACCCGAAAAAAATATGATTCGGCAAAAATAGAAATGGTAAGTAATCCAAGTGCCAAGATTAAAAATAATCGCTTCATTTTACTCCTTTTCCACTAAATTAAATTGTGCTTAATCTCCTGATTGCGATTAGCATAACAGCTTATCAATGTTACTTTTTAAAGGTCTCTTTAATTTGATTAGTCAGCGATATTATTTGATCCAGTTGTTCAGAAGTGTATGTATTCTCATAATTGGCATCAATTATAGCTTTCAGTTGTTTTACCAAGCCCACGGTTTCCTGAAATTCGGCTTGATTGATGATTGTTTCTGACTTGATATTATTCAGATTTGTTATCAAACTGCTAAAAGTATCTTTTTGGGCAAGAGTTTTGGTTTTATCCGCAGAATAATTTTGTTTCACCATTGTTGAAACGCGGTTTAAGGTCTCAATCCAAATTCCCAGTTTATAAAATGTATAACCTTCAAAGTTCTCTTTTTCCCATAATGTATCTTCAATTTTCTTAATATATGAATCCAGTATAGATTCTATGTCCGACCACTGTTCTTTATTCAGCAATGGTTTCAGGTCTGGACTTATTTTAGTGATTTCATTTTCAAAACCAATAAGAGAAGTAAGGGTTTGCATTTGAGAGTAAAATTGGTTGAGACGCTTTTTATTGTGTCCCTTGGCAGCAAAAATCGCATCCAGAGAGATTATGCCTAAGGAAAAAGAATTCCGCATGTCATCCTGTCCTGTTTTATATAAGTCGTTTGGAATAACGGAAGCATACTCTTTTATTTCATTTGAACTAAAAATACGAAACACTTCTTTGTAAGAAGGCAAAGGAGTGTAGGGGGTTATATTTTTGGTAGTTTCTTTCGCTGGCATTGTTTCTTGTTTATTTTTACATCCCGGTATCCAGATTAACAAGATAAGCGCGATAATGAGGCAAATCCGGTTTTTCATATTTATCTCCTAATTTATAACTCTCAGATTATGAATATGTTATAGCAGAGTAAGGGAATTTATGGACATCAATTTTCTAAAATAATAGCAATAAATAATTGTCAAGCACAAATCTACAACGATTGTTAGAAGAAGCACAATTCAAATTTGAACTAACCGAAAAGCCTTGGGGCATTTTAGCTGCTTGCATACTGCATGATGCTATCTTATAACAAACTCATTTGCAGATAGTTAACCACTTAATCCTATCTCTGAATATTGAGCATTCCGTTTAAAAACGGCAAGAATCGGTTAACAAATCTTACATTGCGATGTTAATTACTTTTCACTGAACCTAATATGGATATATAACGCATTGTAGTATATAGCTATATAGAAATGAAATATTTTCTACTTGACAAGAAAAGCGGTTAAAATAAACGAGAAAAATGTGTGGCGAGATAGCTCAGACGGTAGAGCAGAGGCCTGAAAAGCCTTGTGTCCCCAGTTCGATTCTGGGTTTCGCCACCATTTTTTTGCCTTAGAAAGCTTATTATTACGAGAGGTGTTGATAATTATCAACAATTTTTAGCGAATTCCAACTATATTTCGAAAATCGTCCTTTACAAATAAGAGGATAAAAAATTATGGTTTATTTATAGAATAAATATTGTATGCAAAAAATATTATATAGAAAAGATAAGAGGTCAATTAATGGCTAAAATTTTAGTTGTTGAAGATGATACAAGTTTCCGCAATGTATTAGTTCAAATGTTAAAAAATGCGGGATACTTTGTTCAACAGGCAGGTGATGGAAATCAAGCCATAGAAATCTGTGATGAATTTAATCCAGAT
This genomic window contains:
- a CDS encoding DUF6754 domain-containing protein; the encoded protein is MKRLFLILALGLLTISIFAESYFFRVEDNPWDEGKALVIKSNVTADTVYVQKALEDGTWQTIYTGNGKNLSFVDNELTPNVQYRYRLLIPRPAMGDSIFFMAVAKPKEQWFYLDKLSYLLILLAVSIAVIYYVQKARKGKDYYIRRINGLDSIEESIGRATEKGKPILFVPGIGDLDDIQTISSLTILSHLAYKAAEYDTDIIVPCRFSMVLSASREIVKEAYIKAGKPDAYNQDRIFYLTDDQFGYVAGIDGIMVREQPAANFFLGSFYAESLILAETGFSTGAIQTAGTAQASQLPFFVVSCDYTLIGEELFAASAYLSRDPQQLGSLKGHDFGKLLVIVLIIVGVITEMSGWNWFKAFFEGAQ